The Lolium rigidum isolate FL_2022 chromosome 1, APGP_CSIRO_Lrig_0.1, whole genome shotgun sequence region gttgcacaccaaagttgcttttTCGCATACCAAAGTTGTTTTGCTGCACAATAAAGTTGCTCCGTCGCGCATCAAAATTGCTTGTAAAAAAAAttcgtcgaaacatatgaaaatgtggtctagtttcgaagctctcatCGTGGGGATTTTAGAAGTGAAAACGAATTGTAATTTCgccgcacggtttaaaagttatagCTTTTTTAAAAAATGACACCTAATATTAGCTAGCCTACCATTACTGCTTTGATATCCGGATGCAACAACTGTCGTCTAGTGCATGTGCCCAGCATGTCCGTCTGGCACGCGCCCGCTCTTAAGATTTCAGGTTAGAAATTTGCCTATTTCATCCTTTGGCAGAAAAACACTACTCCTTTATCCAACAAGTATTGGTCAACCTTACCCCTTAGATCTTGGTTATTGGACGGTTAGTGCTTCTCTGTCCATACCGTAAAAGACCCCAAATTTAGAGAGGGGGTACACTGAAGCAAAAGTCCGTGCTTATTTGAAATGGGTATGAACTTCAGTGTATTTGGCTGAAGATATGAActttgtctatgtggctatacttTTTTTGTTCCGGTGATTTTCCATCGATTTTACATTGCTCATGACTATATTCTTGTTGTGTGCATAATGCACACGGTTAATAATCTTGAAAGAACGTGCACATACTGAACCACATTGCACACGTCGCAGAGAGGAACCGTGGTGAATACTACAAGGAGCATGTGAGCCGGGGCTTGGGCACGGCACATAGCCGTTTTGCACGTGACACGGTGACGCCGAATAAGTCGGCCATGTCGAGCTCcgcaggattcatgccatctggtaGCTCCCATTCGAACCCGTGAGCGAGCGTTGCGACGGCAAATTCCACCGTGTAGGGGCCGAGACCCTGTGCCGGGCACGAGCGTCGTCCCGCGCCAAATGGCAGGAACTCATAGCAGCCACCCTTGAGATCCAGCCGGGTGGCCTCTCCCTCGCCGGGCATGAACCTCGATGGCCGGAATTTGTCAGCGTCCTTCCACGCCTTGCCGTCGCGGCCGATGGCCCAGGCATTGATCAAGACGCGGGAGCCGCTGGGCACCGAGTAGCCGCCGAGGATGCAGTCTTTGGTTGTCCCGTGGAGGTGCATCGGGATGGGCGGGTGCGTGCGGAACGTCTCCTTGACGACGCATTTGAGGAAGGGGAGCTTGTCGAGGTCCGATTCATCCACGGCCTGGCCGAGCCCCACAACGTCGGCCAGCTCTTGCTGCAACCGTAGAAGGATGTCAGGGCTCCGAATCATCTCTGCCATCGCCCACTCAATTGTAGCCCCTATTGTGTCCGGCCCTCCAAACAACATGTCCTGTGTTCATAAACAATGCACATAGACACAGCCATGCCGTCAGTTTATATCATACTGCATCTAAtatgagaacaagagaaagttttAGTATTTCTAAATGGCCAATTAGAAATGTTCAATCTAAATCTAATGGTCAAGTAGCTAGGAGTAAATAACATATATAACTCTGCTAGGTCTGGATATGTGACACATGTCTGATTGTACATTTGTACACTAATTTTCTGTTGGAACTGCAGGCCAGCTTACACTACTAGTCAACCGAAAAACAACAAATATGTACTACTGTATAAGAAATATGTGTGTAACAGTTTAATGTGGCATATCTGGAACCCTCCAAAACGATAATGCAACTCTATGGTTGCATATCCAAATGGATGTGGGCTACGGTTGACCATCTATGGTTGctcttatacttgttgttgactATTCGTCTGTGCAAACCACGCAAATGGAGTCTGCCATTTATCCATCTTAGGGGATATCCTAGATAACTGTaaacatttgtaatatgtttgttTGGTATGTGTATATATATTAGCCCCTTTTAAGGAAAATATATAACATGCATGGTTTCCTAGTCGTCTGCATGCCAACTTCCATGATATATTAAGGTAAGAACATATGTTAGCAGAACTATTTTTCATCTTTCGTATATGTTGACTGGTGTAACACGTTTTGCATCTCCACTCTTCTATTTTTGTGTCTTGTAATCAAGAATCAACCGTGACGATGCTAGAAAATTAATTAGGCTAGTCTATTATATGCCGActaaaacatttttattttcatgCGGACGAcatccacctttatatttattcataaATCGTACCTCATAGAAGACAAAAATATCGGTAAATCTCAATCTGTCACCATTTTCAATGCATACGCCTTATATTTTGAGACAGAAGGATTAGTAGTACTCCGTAGTAATTGGGGCCATTGTAGTAACGTACCATCATGACAGCCTTGACGTTGTCGCGGGTGAACCGGGGTCCGTCCTCGCCGTCCTTCCCGCCTCCTGCTTGGTTCTCTTGGGCGATAAACCCCAATAGGCCATCCACCATGTCGGCGTCGGCATCCTCGGGGTTTTTGCCCCTCGTCACGTGGTCGTCAATGATCTTGTCCAAAAACTCACCGAGAGCGTCGCGTGCCGTGTGGAGGCGGCGTTCGAAGCCCCGCCGGCCCATCCAGCTGAGCCACGGGAAGAAGTCACCGATGTGGAATGCTTCCAAGAGCTTGGAGAACTCGGGGAACATGGAGATGAACTCATCCAGTCTTTCATCGTCGTAGACGGTGCTGAAGGCGGCGTGGAAGATGACACGCACGGTGTGTCTGAAGATGAGGTCGCCGAGGTTGACGGCCTGGCCGCTGGACTCTCCGACGGCGCGGGCCAGCGCGCCGTACCCGTCGCGCACGGCGAGCCACGtctcggggcggcggcggctgaagaGCTTGGTGGCACAGAGCTTGCGCATCTGGCGCCAGTATGCGCTGCCGCTGTGCGCGAAAGCCAGGTCGGAGCGGCCATAGGTGAGGAagcggacggcggcggtggccggacggtgcgCGAAGTCGGCGTCCTGCGTGTGGAGCACCTGGCGCGCGAGCTCTGGCGTCGATACCACGAAAATGCGGAGCGAGCCGACGCGGAGGTGCAGCAGCTCGCCATAATTCTTCGCGAGCGTGGCGAGGCCGCGATGGGTGAACTGGTCCCCCATCAGCATGTTGCCGATGATCGGCAGCGGCTTGGGGCCCGGAGGCAGCGGCGGGCTGTCGTGGCTCCGCTTTTGGAGGAGGAGGAACG contains the following coding sequences:
- the LOC124683871 gene encoding cytochrome P450 84A1-like → MAAFAKLAMECLQDPVIWLFFASLAFLLLQKRSHDSPPLPPGPKPLPIIGNMLMGDQFTHRGLATLAKNYGELLHLRVGSLRIFVVSTPELARQVLHTQDADFAHRPATAAVRFLTYGRSDLAFAHSGSAYWRQMRKLCATKLFSRRRPETWLAVRDGYGALARAVGESSGQAVNLGDLIFRHTVRVIFHAAFSTVYDDERLDEFISMFPEFSKLLEAFHIGDFFPWLSWMGRRGFERRLHTARDALGEFLDKIIDDHVTRGKNPEDADADMVDGLLGFIAQENQAGGGKDGEDGPRFTRDNVKAVMMDMLFGGPDTIGATIEWAMAEMIRSPDILLRLQQELADVVGLGQAVDESDLDKLPFLKCVVKETFRTHPPIPMHLHGTTKDCILGGYSVPSGSRVLINAWAIGRDGKAWKDADKFRPSRFMPGEGEATRLDLKGGCYEFLPFGAGRRSCPAQGLGPYTVEFAVATLAHGFEWELPDGMNPAELDMADLFGVTVSRAKRLCAVPKPRLTCSL